The genomic segment CGCGCGAAATCTCGCCGGTATCCTTCGGGCCAAAAGGCCGAGCAAAAGCGAAGCCACAACCCCGACAAGAAACCGAATGATCCAATCGCTCATGCGCCCAACGACTTCGCGAAGGGATTTTCCACACGCGCGCCCATATACACCGGCCCGAAACACAGCGGCTGATATCCGCGATCCACGCCTGAATCCGTGTAGTGCGGCGTCCATCCCGCAGTGTCCTGGAACCACCGGATCGCGCGAATTCGCCGGTCTTCGCACAAGGTGAACCAGTGCGTGATTCCGCGCGGCACGCGCAGCATATCGCCGGGACCAACTTCAACCGAAGCCACCCGCCCGCCAATGTGCAGAAAGAAAATGCCGCGCCCCACCAGGATGAACCGCACCTCGTCCTCGTCGTGCGTGTGCTCCTTGTCAAACTTCGCCAGCATCGCGTCGAGGTTCGGCGTCTCCGGATTCACGTCGATCACATCGGCCGTCACGTAGCCGCCGCGCTGCTTCATCGCGGCAATCTCATCGGCATACGCAGTCAGCACCTCACCAGCAGAGCAGTCCGCCGGCACGCGGTCCAGGCTCCAGCGCTCGTAGTCGATGCCCATTTCGCCAAGCGCCGCGCGAATCTCCGGCTCGCCATCAATCCGTGTGTCCGTATCGGGAAAGCGCAGAACAGCCAAACCAACCTCCAGAACTCCCTGCTCCCTATTCCCTACTCCCTTGCATTCTCCGGCACTCCACCTCGAACAGAAACTCCAGCGCCTCCAGATGCCGCCGCGCCTCGGCCACCGATGTGCCCCAAGTATAGAGCCCATGCGCGCTCAACAGAACTCCGTGGGTTTCAGGATTGCGCTCGAGCGCCTCCTCCAATTCCCGCGCCAGCATGCTGTAGTCCTGCGAATTCGCGATCACTGGAACACGCTCGGCATGCGCGTGGCTATCTACGCCTGACAACGCCTTCAGCAGTTCATACCCGGCAATCTCCACGTGTCCCGCGTCCACCGACCGCGCGGAGAGAAGCGTATTCCAGATGGTGTGCACGTGTGCGATAGCACGCATCTTCGGCCGCATGCGGTAGGCAACTACGTGCAGCCCCGATTCCGCCGATGGCTTGCCCAACCCGCTGATCACGCGGCCCTGTGCATCCAGTTCCAGCAGATCGGCAGGCGTCATCCTGCCTTTGTCGAGCCCGCTGCATGAGATGTAGATGTGTCCGTTTGCCGGATCGCGCACGCTGAAGTTGCCGCTGGTGGCTGGCACCCATCCGCGCGCCGCTGCCCAGTGCGCCAGCTGGCACAGCGCATCAACCTGCTCCGCGACTCGTACGTTCATCGCCTGGGGAAGCATAGGTCTATGCAGTGTACCAATAACTTTGCCGCGCATTTCAGCCTGTTCGACATAACCCGCCGCAGCGTAAGCTGGTCTATCTCACAGCCGACTCTCGTTCCGGCCGCCCAGTATTTCAGGAGACCCATGCGCCCGTTCCTTACTCTATTCTCCGTCGCCCTTCTCTCACTCCCCAGCGCATTTGCCCAGTCTCCCCCGCAGGCCCAGCCTGAGACGCCGACCTTCCAGATGAGCGCCCGCGACGTCATCGTCGACGTAGTTGTGACCAACGACAAGGGCGAGCCCGTCAAGGGGCTCAAGGCGTCGGACTTCCAGGTGCTGGAGGATGGCAAGCCGCAGAAGGTCGACTTCTTCGAAGGGCATAACGCCAAAGCTCTTCCGCCCGGCGCCCTTGCTCCGCTGCCCCAGATGCCGCCCAACGTCTACACCAATGTTCCGCCGGCCCCGCCGTCTGACGCCGTCAATGTGCTGATGCTCGACATGCTCAATACCCCGGAGCAGAACTTCGCTTATTCCCGCGAGCAGCTCATGGAGTTCCTCAAGAACGTGAAGCCCGGCACCCGCATGGCCATCGTCACGCTTGCGGACAAGGTCAACATCGTTACCGGCTTCACCGCCGACGTTTCTACCCTCCTCGCCGCGCTCTCCGACGCCAAAAAGGGCCAGCAGGGCCAGGTCAGCCAGTCGCTCGTCACCCGGTCCGATGAAGCAGCACAGAATTCCAGTATCGCCTTCCAGCGGTCGTCGAACGTGGGTCAGTCCACCGCCAGCATTCAGGCTCTTCAATCCGCATATCAGACCCAGAGCGATTTCGCCCAGCGCAACCGCACGCTCATGACGCTTGAGGCCCTCCGCCATCTGGCCAAGTTCCTGGGCAATGTGCCGGGCCGCAAAAACCTGCTCTGGTTCTCTTCGGATTTCCCCGTCTCCCTTCTTCCCAACCTCAGCGAACGCGGCGCCAACGATTACAACCTGATACCCAACTCCATAGTCCGCAAAACCGCTGACGAACTCACCGCCGCGCGCGTCGCCGTCTATCCCATCCAGGCACAAGGCATTATGAATGACTCATGGTTCCTGGCCGACAGCGGAGGCGCAGGAAACACCCCCACCTACACCGGCTCCGCAGGCGCTCCCAATCTCGCCAACGCCAATAACGCCATCGTCGGCGACACGCTCAGGTCCGACGCCAGTGCGCGCGCCAACATCCTTGCTGAAATGAATCAGCTGGCTGCTGACACCGGCGGCAAGGCCTTCTACAACAACAACGATCTCTCCACGGCCACAGCTCGCGCCATCGCCGACGGCTCCGATTACTACGCACTCACTTATTCGCCTTCAAACCAAAAACTCGACGGCAAGTATCGCAAGATCGACATCCGCCTCCCTGACACCAAGTACCACCTCTCGTGGCGTCGCGGCTACAACGCTGACCCCATCACGGTCGGCGCGGCGGCAAAGGCTGAGGCCGATCCGCTGCACCCCCTCATGCTTCTCGGCACTCCCAACTCCACCGAGATTCTCTATGGCCTCCGCGTTTTGCCCGCGGCCCAGCAGCCCGCACCGAACGCCGCCATTGCGGGCCACAATTCGAAGCTCAAGGGCCCGGTGCGCCGGCTCAGCGTCGACTTCATGATCCGCTGGACCGACATCAACCTCACTCCCGGCCCCAATGACTCCCACGGCGGCCGGGTCCAGGTCGAGCTTCTCGCCTATTCCTCCGATGGCCAGGCGCTCAACTGGAACGGAGGCACAGAGGTGATGCAGATGGCTCCTCAGACCTACGCCGCCGTCCAGAAGTCCGGGATCCCCGCGCACATCGAAATCGACGTGCCCCAGGACCAGCCCGTCATCCTCTCCTCAGGTGTCTACGACCTGAGCACGGGCAAAGTCGGAACGCTGCAAATCCCGCTGCAACCGGGCACTGCGCACGCAGCGGCTTCTGCGCCTGCAGTTCCTGGTGCGACGAAGCCGTAACACGGCACTAAAATCGGTATTTGCTCACGCTGGAACAACGCGACCGCATGGACGTCGTCCTCGTCTCGCCGCGCAACCCGCTCAACATCGGGGCGGTGGCGCGCGCCATGGCCAACTTCGGCTTTGAGCACCTCGCTGTTGCCGCGGCTTTCGATCCGCATTGGCGCGAGGCCAAATCCGCAGTTGGCGCGCCTGATCTGCTTCAAAACGCAAAGAGCACGGAACACCTGGCTGATGCCGTCGCGCATTGCACACTCGTTGCCGGAACCGGCACGCTCACGCATCGCAAGCCCGAGCAGCCTATCGTCTCGCTGCCCGGTCTCGGCCCGCTGATCGAGCGGGAAATGGCGAGAGGCGGCCGCGCGGCACTCGTCTTCGGACCGGAGAAGCACGGCCTCACGCGCGACGATCTCTCCTTCTGCAACGTGCTGGTCGAGATCCCCACCGATCCGCGCCAGCCCTCCATGAATCTTGGCCAGGCCGCCGCAGTCTGCCTCTACGAACTCGCCTGCCGGCCAACTCAGCCGAGCCGCGACGCCGGAACAGAATCGCTTGCGGCTAATTCAGGCCAGCTCGACCGCCTCGCCTTCCTGATCGAAGAGGCCATGACCGCGGCGGACTACTCGCCCAAGATCATGCAGGAGGCAAACCGCCACGACCTGCGCGTGCTGCTGCGCCGCCTTGGCCCCTCCGCGCACGACACGCGCCGCATCATGGGCCTGTTCCGCCGGATTCTATGGCGCATGGCGCGCGACTCGAAGCACAAATCCTGATCGCCGGACCCGCTGGCAATCCATGCATCCGCATCTAATTCCTGATAGAGTTGCCCTCGCAAAAACTATGAAGACCAGACGCCCTCTTACTCCCTCAATCTGCCGTTCTGTTCTTGTCGTCGCCGCCTCGCTTGCCGCTGCCTCCATTGCAGCTCAGCAGACGAAGCCAACCGATTCGCAGCCGGCCGTTCAGCAACAAGCCGGACCTGCGCTGTTGCCCGCACCTTCGGCCGCGCCGAGAGCCTCAGCGCCAAGCCCCTTCGTCCTCACCTCAATCGAGCAAGGTAAGGACGCCCGCGCCGTCACTGAAAGCGAACTGCGCCAGCAACTGCTGGGCAAGACCTTCTACTTGCGCACCGGCTATCTCGACAACATGCTGCACTTCGATGAGAAGGGCAAGCTCGACGGCAGCTCCCCGAGAGCTCCTTATACGCTCAGCCTCGTCGAAATCACGCATGTGCGCCTAGAGAAGCACAAGCTGGAAGTCGAGGGCGTGCGCTATGGTCTGCACTTCCTGGGCTCTTCAGCTACAGAAGACCAGACCGCGGCAGTCGACAAGGTTCGGCTCACCACCAGGAAGAAGCCGCTTGTTATCACCATCGACCGCGAAGAAGTAACCAAGCCCAAAAAGGAAAAAGAGAAGAAGGAGAAGCACCACGGGCCGCAATCGGCCAA from the Occallatibacter riparius genome contains:
- a CDS encoding 1,2-dihydroxy-3-keto-5-methylthiopentene dioxygenase, with the protein product MAVLRFPDTDTRIDGEPEIRAALGEMGIDYERWSLDRVPADCSAGEVLTAYADEIAAMKQRGGYVTADVIDVNPETPNLDAMLAKFDKEHTHDEDEVRFILVGRGIFFLHIGGRVASVEVGPGDMLRVPRGITHWFTLCEDRRIRAIRWFQDTAGWTPHYTDSGVDRGYQPLCFGPVYMGARVENPFAKSLGA
- the mtnB gene encoding methylthioribulose 1-phosphate dehydratase; translated protein: MNVRVAEQVDALCQLAHWAAARGWVPATSGNFSVRDPANGHIYISCSGLDKGRMTPADLLELDAQGRVISGLGKPSAESGLHVVAYRMRPKMRAIAHVHTIWNTLLSARSVDAGHVEIAGYELLKALSGVDSHAHAERVPVIANSQDYSMLARELEEALERNPETHGVLLSAHGLYTWGTSVAEARRHLEALEFLFEVECRRMQGSRE
- a CDS encoding VWA domain-containing protein, translating into MRPFLTLFSVALLSLPSAFAQSPPQAQPETPTFQMSARDVIVDVVVTNDKGEPVKGLKASDFQVLEDGKPQKVDFFEGHNAKALPPGALAPLPQMPPNVYTNVPPAPPSDAVNVLMLDMLNTPEQNFAYSREQLMEFLKNVKPGTRMAIVTLADKVNIVTGFTADVSTLLAALSDAKKGQQGQVSQSLVTRSDEAAQNSSIAFQRSSNVGQSTASIQALQSAYQTQSDFAQRNRTLMTLEALRHLAKFLGNVPGRKNLLWFSSDFPVSLLPNLSERGANDYNLIPNSIVRKTADELTAARVAVYPIQAQGIMNDSWFLADSGGAGNTPTYTGSAGAPNLANANNAIVGDTLRSDASARANILAEMNQLAADTGGKAFYNNNDLSTATARAIADGSDYYALTYSPSNQKLDGKYRKIDIRLPDTKYHLSWRRGYNADPITVGAAAKAEADPLHPLMLLGTPNSTEILYGLRVLPAAQQPAPNAAIAGHNSKLKGPVRRLSVDFMIRWTDINLTPGPNDSHGGRVQVELLAYSSDGQALNWNGGTEVMQMAPQTYAAVQKSGIPAHIEIDVPQDQPVILSSGVYDLSTGKVGTLQIPLQPGTAHAAASAPAVPGATKP
- a CDS encoding RNA methyltransferase — its product is MLTLEQRDRMDVVLVSPRNPLNIGAVARAMANFGFEHLAVAAAFDPHWREAKSAVGAPDLLQNAKSTEHLADAVAHCTLVAGTGTLTHRKPEQPIVSLPGLGPLIEREMARGGRAALVFGPEKHGLTRDDLSFCNVLVEIPTDPRQPSMNLGQAAAVCLYELACRPTQPSRDAGTESLAANSGQLDRLAFLIEEAMTAADYSPKIMQEANRHDLRVLLRRLGPSAHDTRRIMGLFRRILWRMARDSKHKS